A genomic window from Methanothrix sp. includes:
- the cdhB gene encoding CO dehydrogenase/acetyl-CoA synthase complex subunit epsilon, which yields MAVDTTKNPIPFEMAQIPGPEMAKAYPVKVIGAIIKKAKRPLLVVGGELFDDPIMFDKAIEIAKAKNMTIAATAHTIKGFIERGYTTNVYQIGLHPLTNYLRFKDWKGLDGQGHYDVVIFMGIFYKFANAMFSALKHFNRDIKRISIDRYYHVNADMTFGNLAFDSAGYHEAIDELIAILKK from the coding sequence ATGGCAGTCGATACAACCAAAAACCCCATACCTTTTGAGATGGCCCAGATCCCGGGGCCTGAGATGGCAAAGGCCTATCCTGTGAAGGTCATAGGCGCCATCATAAAGAAGGCCAAGAGGCCGCTGCTGGTCGTGGGAGGAGAGCTCTTCGACGACCCGATCATGTTCGACAAGGCGATAGAGATCGCCAAGGCGAAGAACATGACCATCGCAGCGACAGCTCACACGATCAAGGGCTTCATCGAGAGAGGGTACACGACGAACGTCTATCAGATCGGCCTGCATCCTCTGACTAACTACCTCCGGTTCAAGGACTGGAAGGGCCTGGATGGGCAGGGACACTACGATGTGGTCATCTTCATGGGTATCTTCTACAAGTTCGCCAACGCCATGTTCTCCGCGCTGAAGCACTTCAACAGGGACATCAAGCGCATCTCCATTGACAGGTACTACCATGTCAACGCTGATATGACATTCGGGAACCTGGCGTTCGACTCTGCAGGATACCACGAGGCGATCGATGAGCTGATTGCAATACTGAAGAAGTGA
- the cdhC gene encoding CO dehydrogenase/CO-methylating acetyl-CoA synthase complex subunit beta has protein sequence MAEEIQLDISPMYEGERIRKEDLWVEMGGPKADGFELTLAASMDEVEDGKVTIIGPDLKDVKEGSTIPFGMIFKVAGEKIEKDLESIIERRNHALLSYISGLMHLNQRYDIWMRLGKSLQKKGVTSWEQIFKPVINLYKAEMPFIEKMEVTIVTDPAKVKEELEKAMKVYKARDERAKGLHDEDVDVFYGCTLCQAFAPTSACVVTPDRPSLCGAITWFDGRAASKVDPEGPQFPIPKEGLKDPITGEYESINQMAAKRSGGEYTVMKLYTFFDAPHTSCGCFETIGFYMPEVDGIGIADRDFKGAAPNGLPFSTMAGQTGGGKQVVGFLGMGVLYYFSPKFLQADGGWRRIVWMSKRLKERVKEGIPAEMYDKIATEDDAKDLESLKRFLLKVDHPVVTGVVRPVDGKKITEGWKFEEITDELKEKVIAFIEKYGGEIDTDNVKNELLMSEGQFMQVVEALQADGVLE, from the coding sequence ATGGCTGAAGAGATTCAACTGGACATATCCCCGATGTACGAGGGGGAGCGCATAAGGAAGGAAGACCTGTGGGTAGAGATGGGCGGACCGAAGGCAGACGGATTCGAGCTGACACTGGCCGCCTCGATGGACGAGGTAGAGGACGGGAAGGTCACGATCATCGGGCCTGACCTGAAGGATGTCAAGGAGGGCTCAACGATCCCCTTCGGCATGATATTCAAGGTCGCAGGCGAGAAGATCGAGAAGGACCTGGAGTCGATCATAGAGAGGCGCAACCACGCTCTGCTCTCCTACATAAGCGGCCTCATGCACCTCAACCAGAGGTACGATATCTGGATGAGGCTGGGCAAGAGCCTCCAGAAGAAGGGCGTCACATCATGGGAGCAGATATTCAAGCCTGTCATCAACCTGTACAAGGCCGAGATGCCCTTCATCGAGAAGATGGAGGTCACAATCGTCACGGACCCGGCGAAGGTAAAGGAGGAGCTGGAGAAGGCGATGAAGGTCTACAAGGCGAGGGACGAGAGGGCGAAGGGTCTGCACGATGAAGACGTGGATGTCTTCTATGGCTGCACTCTCTGCCAGGCGTTCGCCCCCACAAGCGCATGCGTTGTGACGCCCGACAGGCCTTCGCTCTGCGGTGCCATCACATGGTTCGATGGCCGCGCTGCGTCCAAGGTCGACCCGGAGGGCCCGCAGTTCCCGATACCCAAGGAGGGGCTGAAGGACCCGATCACTGGAGAGTATGAGAGCATCAACCAGATGGCTGCAAAGAGATCCGGCGGCGAGTACACGGTGATGAAGCTGTACACCTTCTTCGATGCACCACACACCTCATGCGGCTGCTTCGAGACGATCGGCTTCTACATGCCTGAGGTCGACGGAATAGGGATCGCGGACCGCGACTTCAAGGGCGCTGCTCCTAATGGCCTGCCGTTCTCGACCATGGCCGGACAGACAGGCGGCGGCAAGCAGGTCGTCGGCTTCCTCGGAATGGGAGTTCTCTACTACTTCTCCCCGAAGTTCCTCCAGGCAGATGGCGGCTGGCGCAGGATAGTCTGGATGTCCAAGAGGCTCAAGGAGAGGGTGAAGGAAGGAATACCCGCGGAGATGTACGACAAGATCGCCACCGAGGACGATGCCAAGGATCTAGAGTCCCTGAAGAGGTTCCTGCTCAAGGTCGACCATCCTGTCGTGACGGGTGTTGTGAGGCCTGTTGACGGCAAGAAGATCACCGAGGGCTGGAAGTTTGAGGAGATAACAGACGAGCTCAAGGAGAAGGTCATCGCCTTCATCGAGAAGTATGGAGGAGAGATCGATACAGACAACGTGAAGAACGAGCTCCTCATGAGCGAGGGGCAGTTCATGCAGGTTGTCGAGGCACTCCAGGCCGATGGCGTGCTAGAGTGA
- a CDS encoding AAA family ATPase — protein MGRVIAITGKGGTGKTAVAALLVRYLIKSGRKYRVLVIDADPDSNLADALGVEVTKTVGDMREFMQEARYTTPPDTDKERLFEAKIFEILVEENGYDLLVMGKPEGSGCYCFVNNLLRGIMDRLIDQYDITIIDTAAGLEHFSRKVIPDLDSLIVVTDSSRRGLTTGERIRELASELGLKYNNLYVIANKVTEGNKEKIIENARSVSLNVIGTIPYDERLASFDLVGDPLINLPDDTPAVKEIEEHVVKALGI, from the coding sequence TTGGGGAGAGTAATAGCGATAACAGGGAAGGGCGGTACTGGCAAGACTGCAGTCGCCGCTCTTCTGGTCAGGTATCTGATCAAGAGCGGCAGGAAATACCGTGTTCTGGTGATCGATGCAGATCCAGATTCGAACCTCGCTGATGCTCTGGGCGTGGAGGTCACGAAGACCGTTGGGGATATGAGGGAGTTCATGCAGGAGGCCAGGTACACCACACCGCCGGACACGGACAAGGAGAGGCTCTTCGAGGCGAAGATCTTCGAGATCCTTGTCGAGGAGAACGGCTACGATCTTCTGGTCATGGGCAAACCCGAGGGCTCTGGATGCTACTGTTTTGTCAACAACCTTCTCAGGGGCATAATGGACAGGCTGATAGATCAGTACGACATCACAATCATAGACACCGCTGCAGGCCTGGAGCACTTCAGCAGGAAGGTGATCCCTGACCTGGACTCTTTGATCGTGGTCACTGACTCCTCCAGGCGTGGTCTCACCACAGGTGAGCGGATAAGGGAGCTGGCCTCGGAGCTGGGTCTGAAGTACAACAACCTCTACGTCATCGCAAACAAGGTGACAGAGGGCAATAAGGAGAAGATCATCGAGAACGCCAGGTCCGTCAGCCTCAATGTTATCGGCACAATCCCCTATGATGAGAGGTTAGCCAGCTTCGATCTGGTGGGAGACCCATTGATCAACCTGCCTGACGATACGCCCGCGGTGAAGGAGATCGAGGAGCATGTCGTCAAGGCTCTTGGTATTTGA
- the cdhD gene encoding CO dehydrogenase/acetyl-CoA synthase subunit delta, whose translation MAEEKKIKLSDLNKTLAEYGVEAIEGVSIEGDIEIEIDTGAAGIGPLFAYYFGQEVAQIAVQLVKFARSMGYPVDALLQPAAVAHAIAPAPAEVVEAAAKVPEWKVATSLVQAKFQVGIDETWKYPIQEVTLGATKADGGSRGHTIKIGGEKALPFFYDAPMPHRPVVTMDVFDMPIGMAKAVKMHYEDVVNDPGEWAKKAVTKFGADLVTIHLISTDPLLKDTPPREAAKTVEEVLQAVDVPICIGGSGNPDKDPEVLKAAAEVAQGERALIASANLNMDWEKIGRACVDNGHVCLAWTQLEINSQKELNRKLMKVAGVPRESIVMDPTTAALAYGLDFAYTNMERIRLGALKGDEELTFPMSSGTTNAWGVREAWMVRSPNKEDSDWGDRMLRGPIWEIITGFSLAMAGVDLFMMMHPLAVAYLQEITQTLMGLIDAQTPDLTNWVKMEV comes from the coding sequence ATGGCAGAGGAGAAGAAGATCAAGTTGTCAGATCTGAACAAGACTTTGGCGGAATACGGCGTTGAGGCCATCGAGGGAGTATCCATCGAGGGCGATATAGAGATCGAGATAGATACCGGGGCTGCCGGCATAGGGCCGCTCTTCGCCTACTACTTCGGCCAGGAGGTTGCCCAGATCGCAGTGCAGCTCGTCAAGTTCGCCAGGAGCATGGGATATCCGGTAGATGCTCTGCTCCAGCCTGCCGCAGTTGCGCATGCGATAGCTCCAGCCCCTGCTGAGGTCGTAGAGGCCGCAGCCAAGGTACCGGAGTGGAAGGTCGCCACAAGCCTGGTCCAGGCGAAGTTCCAGGTCGGAATCGACGAGACCTGGAAGTATCCGATCCAGGAGGTCACGCTTGGAGCCACGAAGGCAGATGGCGGAAGCAGAGGTCACACGATCAAGATAGGCGGAGAGAAGGCGCTGCCGTTCTTCTACGATGCGCCGATGCCGCACAGGCCCGTGGTCACGATGGACGTCTTCGACATGCCCATCGGAATGGCAAAGGCGGTCAAGATGCACTATGAGGATGTCGTCAATGATCCCGGCGAGTGGGCGAAGAAGGCTGTAACAAAGTTCGGCGCTGATCTCGTCACAATACACCTCATAAGCACAGATCCCCTCCTGAAGGATACACCTCCCAGAGAGGCAGCCAAGACGGTCGAGGAGGTCCTCCAGGCTGTGGACGTTCCGATATGCATCGGCGGCTCCGGCAACCCGGACAAGGATCCTGAGGTCCTCAAGGCTGCTGCAGAGGTCGCACAGGGCGAGCGCGCGCTGATCGCAAGCGCCAACCTGAACATGGACTGGGAGAAGATCGGGAGGGCGTGTGTGGACAATGGTCATGTATGCCTGGCATGGACGCAGCTCGAGATCAACTCCCAGAAGGAGCTCAACAGGAAGCTCATGAAGGTCGCCGGAGTGCCGAGGGAGTCCATAGTTATGGATCCGACAACGGCTGCCCTCGCATACGGTCTCGACTTCGCGTACACCAACATGGAGCGCATAAGGCTCGGAGCGCTGAAGGGCGACGAGGAGCTCACATTCCCGATGTCCTCAGGCACTACAAACGCATGGGGCGTCAGGGAGGCCTGGATGGTCCGCTCGCCCAACAAGGAGGACTCGGACTGGGGCGACAGGATGCTCAGAGGCCCGATCTGGGAGATCATCACCGGATTCTCGCTTGCGATGGCAGGCGTTGATCTGTTCATGATGATGCATCCTCTTGCGGTCGCATACCTCCAGGAGATCACTCAGACTCTCATGGGACTGATAGATGCGCAGACTCCTGATTTAACCAACTGGGTCAAGATGGAGGTCTGA
- the acsC gene encoding acetyl-CoA decarbonylase/synthase complex subunit gamma, with protein MKEKSPLNLYKHLPQTNCGKCGLQTCMAFAAALIDRSKRVEECTPLVEDKKYAKKYETLKSIVAPEIRLVYVGTGEKELKVGGEDVMYRHQMTFFNKPPFAYDVTDTMDEAALVERVKKISTWKKFYIGKWERVEMIAVRSTSGDPAKFAACVKKVMETTDYPMILCSFDPKVLRAGLEVAAKTRPLVYAANKENWQEVAKLVHEFNVPVVLSVPFDLDGLKSMALTFEQMGIHDLILDFGTAPNGKKLQESLHNLLKLRRAALEEGQRDIAYPTIALPINAWFTTKDPVRAAYWESILTATFVIRGASIMIKHCIEPHCVMPDMHLRYNIYTDPRRPVQVKPGIYKVGNPTEESPVFVTTNFALTYYTVESDVASNNIDAYIMSINTDGIGVQASVAGGQLNPQKIVDAFKEADFDLTKMKYPSIVLPGMAAKFSGELEDLFGGKVKILVGPEDSGRIVDWMKSYWPPK; from the coding sequence ATGAAGGAAAAGAGCCCCCTAAACCTTTACAAGCATCTGCCTCAGACCAACTGCGGAAAGTGCGGGCTGCAGACGTGCATGGCATTTGCAGCAGCTCTTATCGACAGGTCCAAGCGCGTCGAGGAGTGCACACCGCTGGTTGAGGATAAAAAGTACGCGAAGAAGTATGAGACCCTCAAGTCGATAGTTGCCCCTGAGATAAGGCTCGTCTATGTGGGCACAGGCGAGAAGGAGCTGAAGGTCGGCGGCGAGGATGTCATGTACCGCCACCAGATGACGTTCTTCAACAAGCCGCCATTCGCATACGATGTCACTGATACAATGGACGAGGCAGCTCTCGTCGAGCGCGTGAAGAAGATCAGCACGTGGAAGAAGTTCTACATAGGCAAGTGGGAGCGCGTGGAGATGATCGCGGTCCGGTCGACCTCTGGCGATCCCGCGAAGTTCGCCGCGTGCGTGAAGAAGGTGATGGAGACCACAGACTATCCGATGATACTCTGCTCCTTCGATCCGAAGGTCCTGAGGGCCGGCCTCGAGGTCGCAGCGAAGACCAGGCCTCTGGTTTATGCAGCGAACAAGGAGAACTGGCAGGAGGTCGCGAAGCTCGTCCACGAGTTCAACGTGCCCGTTGTTCTCAGCGTGCCCTTCGATCTTGACGGCCTCAAGTCGATGGCGCTGACGTTCGAGCAGATGGGCATCCACGATCTCATCCTGGATTTCGGAACAGCGCCCAACGGCAAGAAGCTCCAGGAGTCGCTGCACAACCTCCTCAAGCTCAGAAGGGCGGCGCTCGAGGAGGGCCAGAGGGATATCGCCTATCCGACGATCGCCCTGCCGATCAACGCATGGTTCACCACCAAGGACCCGGTGAGGGCTGCGTACTGGGAGTCCATCCTCACAGCGACATTCGTCATACGCGGCGCCTCTATAATGATCAAGCACTGCATCGAGCCGCACTGCGTGATGCCTGACATGCACCTCAGGTATAACATCTACACCGACCCGAGGAGACCTGTCCAGGTCAAGCCCGGCATCTACAAGGTCGGCAACCCCACAGAGGAGTCGCCGGTCTTTGTCACGACGAACTTCGCCCTCACCTACTACACAGTCGAGTCGGATGTCGCCTCGAACAACATCGATGCCTACATAATGTCCATCAACACAGACGGTATCGGTGTGCAGGCATCGGTCGCAGGCGGCCAGCTGAACCCGCAGAAGATCGTCGATGCGTTCAAGGAGGCCGACTTCGACCTCACAAAGATGAAGTATCCGTCGATCGTTCTGCCAGGTATGGCCGCGAAGTTCAGCGGCGAGCTCGAGGACCTCTTCGGAGGAAAGGTGAAGATCCTGGTGGGACCAGAGGATTCCGGACGCATAGTCGACTGGATGAAGAGCTACTGGCCACCGAAGTGA
- a CDS encoding hotdog fold thioesterase, whose amino-acid sequence MEPAGMLERLHAKVDEQPFARRLGMRLVELREGYSKVEMEPSGDNRNFFGTVHGGAIFSLIDQAFGAAANSHGTVAVAISVTVDYIRPAAPDETLYAEAREISRTRRISTYNIEVRNQDGELKAACLAMAYRRDEKIQFE is encoded by the coding sequence ATGGAACCAGCTGGGATGTTGGAGAGGCTTCATGCAAAGGTCGATGAGCAGCCTTTCGCACGAAGGCTTGGTATGAGGCTTGTTGAGCTAAGGGAGGGATACTCGAAGGTCGAGATGGAGCCATCTGGTGATAACAGGAACTTCTTCGGAACAGTCCATGGTGGGGCGATATTCTCCCTGATAGACCAGGCGTTCGGTGCAGCTGCAAACTCTCACGGAACAGTCGCTGTGGCGATAAGCGTGACCGTGGACTACATTCGTCCCGCGGCTCCGGATGAGACGCTCTATGCTGAGGCCAGAGAGATCAGCAGAACAAGGCGGATCTCAACATACAACATCGAGGTCAGAAACCAGGACGGAGAGCTGAAGGCCGCATGCCTTGCGATGGCATACCGGAGGGACGAGAAAATCCAGTTCGAGTGA
- a CDS encoding aconitate hydratase has product MGYTLTERILRDHLVDGMYEPGSEIGIRIDQTLTQDATGTMAYLQFESMGLESIATELSVSYVDHNTIQVGFENADDHRYLQSVAERYGIYFSRPGNGICHQVHLERFGRPGKTLLGSDSHTPTGGGLGMIAIGAGGLDVAVAMGGGPYYLTAPRVMEVHLTGELQPWVTPKDVILKVLQILSTKGNVGWVCEYTGDGVTGLTVPDRATITNMGAETGVTTSIFPSDEQTRRFLAAQGRVEHWVPLSPDRDATYDKSIEIDLSELEPLVAAPHSPGNVIPLSRVVGTPVDQVLVGSCTNSSYTDMMTVANMVRGRHLPPNVSFGVAPGSRQVLRMMARSGALDDLIAFGARILESACGFCIGNSMSPGTDAVSVRTSNRNFKGRSGTPSANVYLTSPVVAAAAAIKGEFVDPNDLNMEYPKVEMPERFEIDDSMIIPPKPAADRARVKIFRGPNIGEPPRNAPMPESITGIVTIKVEDNITTDHIMPAGSRLKYRSNVPKYSTFVFEPLDPEFSRRAADLRDKGLHNIIVAGLSYGQGSSREHAAMCPMYLGVKAVVAKSIERIHAANLVNFGILPLYFVRESDYDIIEQGMSMRVPGIRKALESGESEVRAMAGDREIPLRLELSRRQREILLAGGLLPYTVRGVSA; this is encoded by the coding sequence ATGGGATACACCCTGACGGAGAGGATCCTGAGGGATCATCTCGTTGATGGAATGTATGAGCCGGGAAGCGAGATCGGCATAAGGATAGACCAGACCCTGACACAGGATGCGACCGGCACCATGGCCTATCTTCAGTTCGAGTCGATGGGCCTTGAGAGCATAGCCACAGAGCTCTCTGTGAGCTATGTTGATCACAACACGATACAGGTAGGGTTCGAGAACGCGGACGATCACAGGTATCTCCAGTCGGTCGCTGAGCGCTATGGCATATACTTCTCACGCCCGGGTAACGGCATATGCCATCAGGTGCATCTTGAGAGATTCGGGCGCCCCGGAAAGACGCTGCTCGGATCTGACAGCCACACACCAACAGGTGGTGGCCTGGGGATGATAGCAATAGGCGCGGGTGGGCTCGATGTGGCTGTGGCCATGGGTGGCGGGCCTTACTACCTGACAGCCCCAAGGGTGATGGAGGTGCATCTGACAGGAGAACTCCAGCCCTGGGTCACCCCGAAGGATGTCATACTGAAGGTCCTGCAGATCCTCTCGACGAAGGGGAACGTGGGATGGGTCTGCGAGTACACCGGCGATGGAGTTACCGGGCTCACCGTGCCTGACAGAGCCACGATCACAAACATGGGCGCTGAGACCGGAGTCACGACCTCGATATTCCCGAGCGATGAGCAGACCAGAAGGTTTCTCGCAGCCCAGGGGAGGGTAGAGCACTGGGTGCCGCTCTCTCCTGACAGGGATGCCACTTACGATAAAAGCATCGAGATCGATCTCTCTGAGCTCGAGCCGCTTGTTGCAGCGCCCCACAGCCCCGGAAACGTCATCCCTCTGAGCAGGGTGGTGGGCACTCCTGTGGATCAGGTGCTCGTAGGCTCGTGCACCAACTCATCGTACACGGATATGATGACCGTTGCTAATATGGTCAGGGGCAGACATCTCCCTCCAAACGTAAGCTTCGGTGTCGCCCCAGGCTCGAGGCAGGTTCTCAGGATGATGGCCAGGAGCGGCGCGCTCGACGATCTCATAGCCTTTGGCGCCAGGATCCTGGAGAGCGCATGCGGATTCTGCATAGGCAACAGCATGTCGCCCGGCACAGACGCCGTCTCGGTCAGGACGAGCAACAGGAACTTCAAGGGCAGATCCGGAACTCCGAGCGCAAACGTTTACCTGACGAGCCCTGTGGTTGCTGCTGCGGCCGCGATAAAGGGCGAGTTTGTTGACCCGAATGATCTGAACATGGAGTACCCAAAGGTGGAGATGCCTGAGAGGTTTGAGATAGACGACAGCATGATCATCCCACCAAAACCCGCTGCTGATCGGGCGAGGGTTAAGATATTTAGAGGTCCGAACATCGGTGAGCCGCCGAGGAACGCGCCGATGCCTGAGAGCATTACAGGGATAGTCACCATAAAGGTCGAGGACAACATAACGACGGATCACATAATGCCTGCTGGCTCGCGGCTGAAGTACAGGTCGAACGTGCCGAAGTACTCGACATTTGTATTCGAGCCGCTGGATCCGGAGTTTTCCAGAAGAGCTGCTGATCTCCGTGATAAGGGGCTGCACAACATCATTGTGGCGGGTCTGAGCTACGGCCAGGGATCGTCCAGGGAGCACGCTGCGATGTGCCCGATGTATCTCGGCGTTAAGGCGGTCGTGGCGAAATCCATAGAGAGGATACACGCCGCGAATCTCGTGAACTTCGGGATACTGCCGCTCTACTTCGTCCGGGAGTCGGATTACGACATCATCGAGCAGGGCATGAGCATGAGAGTGCCTGGTATCAGAAAGGCGCTGGAGAGCGGGGAGTCTGAGGTGAGGGCGATGGCCGGCGACCGCGAGATCCCGCTCCGGCTGGAGCTTAGCAGGCGGCAGAGGGAGATACTGCTCGCAGGAGGGCTGCTTCCGTACACGGTGAGGGGCGTATCTGCATGA
- the cofH gene encoding 5-amino-6-(D-ribitylamino)uracil--L-tyrosine 4-hydroxyphenyl transferase CofH, whose product MKSLSDSICEAVLSDSRDHADLNRELMRSLWRSPMRLFSLSRMLQESCCGRRVTYVINRNINFTNICVGSCRFCAFRRRDGYILTHEEIVQKAAEAEQMGATEICLQGGLAPGLTVESYCEMLEILKSNFPRMHLHAYSPMEVMHMSRCSRVDVRDALHSLKDSGLDSMPGTAAELLVDSVRKVICPDKLTTGEWSFIIRSAHAMGIPTTSTMLYGHIESFEERLSHLEVIRSIQMETGGFTEFVLLPFVPGNTELGRISSPPDILENLKMHALARVALYPYITNIQASWVKLGREVAGAAIEWGANDLGGTLMEENISRCAGSREGQYMSPDEFQDLIKKHGRIPVQRDTLYRSIG is encoded by the coding sequence ATGAAGTCCCTGAGTGATTCCATCTGTGAAGCCGTCCTGAGCGATTCCAGAGACCATGCAGATCTGAATCGCGAACTCATGCGATCCCTCTGGCGGAGCCCGATGAGGTTATTCTCCCTCTCCCGCATGCTCCAGGAGAGCTGCTGCGGGAGGAGGGTGACATACGTCATAAACAGAAACATCAACTTCACCAACATCTGCGTTGGAAGCTGCAGGTTCTGCGCGTTCAGGAGGAGAGATGGTTACATCCTGACACATGAGGAGATCGTTCAGAAGGCAGCGGAGGCTGAGCAGATGGGTGCTACCGAGATATGCCTCCAGGGCGGGCTGGCGCCAGGGCTCACTGTGGAGAGCTACTGCGAGATGCTGGAGATCCTGAAGTCAAACTTCCCCCGGATGCACCTCCATGCGTACTCGCCCATGGAGGTGATGCACATGTCTAGGTGCTCCCGTGTTGATGTGAGGGACGCACTCCACTCCTTGAAAGATTCAGGTCTCGATTCGATGCCAGGGACGGCAGCCGAGCTGCTGGTCGATTCAGTAAGAAAAGTGATATGTCCGGACAAGCTCACCACCGGAGAATGGTCTTTCATAATAAGATCTGCGCACGCGATGGGCATACCCACGACCTCGACGATGCTCTACGGCCACATCGAGAGCTTCGAGGAGAGATTGAGCCATCTGGAGGTGATCAGATCGATACAGATGGAGACCGGAGGGTTCACGGAGTTCGTGCTGCTCCCATTCGTCCCCGGGAACACAGAGCTCGGAAGGATATCATCACCTCCGGATATCCTTGAGAATCTCAAGATGCACGCGCTCGCAAGAGTTGCGCTTTATCCGTACATCACAAACATCCAGGCGAGCTGGGTGAAGCTCGGCAGGGAGGTCGCAGGCGCAGCGATAGAATGGGGTGCCAACGATCTCGGCGGGACGCTCATGGAGGAGAACATATCCAGATGCGCGGGATCCAGAGAGGGACAGTACATGTCTCCGGATGAGTTCCAGGACCTCATAAAGAAGCACGGGAGGATACCGGTGCAGAGGGATACGCTGTACAGAAGTATAGGCTGA
- a CDS encoding RsmB/NOP family class I SAM-dependent RNA methyltransferase translates to MGYEHLERYRDIIPDFDAFLDFMSRPLPVTIRINTLKTSVPELLSRLERLGIGYERMSWYPLGLRLDAEKPGRLMEFHMGLIHVQEEISMLPPVVLDPQPGERILDLCAAPGGKAAQMSMQMSNRGMVVANDSSSARIVPLRANLERLGVVNAVVTSYDGRRFPQYTFDRALVDAPCSSEGTARRYPGVIARCSLKRSIDLQNLQVSLLRRAIQLTRPGGVVVYSTCTFAPEENEGVVSRVLDLADVEEFTIPGLRSSPGLASWNNTDYGEELVKCRRYYPHENDTGGFFVAKLRRRLSAGE, encoded by the coding sequence ATGGGATACGAGCACCTGGAGAGGTACCGCGATATTATACCCGATTTCGATGCATTCCTGGATTTCATGAGCAGGCCGCTGCCGGTGACCATCAGAATAAATACACTGAAGACCTCTGTCCCCGAGCTGCTCTCCAGGCTGGAGCGGCTGGGGATCGGGTACGAGCGCATGAGCTGGTATCCGCTCGGGCTGAGGCTGGATGCAGAGAAGCCGGGAAGGCTTATGGAGTTTCACATGGGCCTGATTCACGTGCAGGAGGAGATATCCATGCTGCCGCCGGTGGTCCTCGACCCGCAGCCTGGCGAGCGGATACTGGACCTCTGTGCAGCTCCCGGCGGAAAGGCCGCGCAGATGAGCATGCAGATGTCGAACAGGGGGATGGTGGTCGCGAACGACAGCTCATCGGCACGCATCGTGCCGCTCCGGGCCAACCTCGAGAGGCTCGGCGTGGTCAACGCTGTTGTCACATCATATGATGGTAGACGCTTTCCGCAGTACACCTTCGACAGGGCGCTTGTAGATGCGCCATGCTCGAGCGAGGGCACCGCTCGAAGATATCCGGGAGTGATCGCAAGGTGTTCTTTAAAGAGAAGCATCGATCTGCAAAACCTGCAGGTATCACTCCTGCGCAGGGCGATACAGCTGACAAGGCCAGGAGGGGTTGTGGTCTACTCCACATGCACGTTCGCTCCGGAGGAGAACGAGGGGGTTGTGTCCAGGGTGCTCGATCTCGCTGATGTGGAGGAATTCACGATCCCAGGTCTCCGCTCAAGCCCTGGTCTGGCATCTTGGAACAACACCGATTACGGCGAGGAGCTCGTGAAATGCAGAAGGTATTATCCGCACGAGAACGACACGGGGGGATTCTTTGTCGCGAAGCTCCGCAGAAGGCTTTCAGCTGGTGAATAA